In Salvelinus namaycush isolate Seneca chromosome 37, SaNama_1.0, whole genome shotgun sequence, the following are encoded in one genomic region:
- the LOC120031165 gene encoding U4/U6 small nuclear ribonucleoprotein Prp3-like, translating to MSLPKREVEELRPWVERTVKKVLGFSEPTVVTAALHCVGKGLDKRKTTDQLRPFLDESAGGFVERLFEALEESRNSRGNKGAGERNRKRDLKDVFGDEVEVGARRDVPEAGDGVPVKRKRVPRFEEVEEPEVLPAPPTESPGMLTKIQIKQMMEAATRQIEERKKQLSFVPVSSQQRLPLPTPQPDPPFASRFLPASSAPSSGSATSIAPSQAATFMNDAIEKARKAAELQARIQSQLAMKPGILGAIGNTGGPHNLVALANLHAMGIAPPKVAEARESNKPAPLILDDMGRTVDASGNEVELTHRMPTLKANIRAVKREQFRQQLKEKPGEELESTIYFDGRVNIAPAQRAKKGFKFHEQGRFEKIAQRIRTKAQLEKLQTEIAQAAKKTGIQASTKLALFAPKKMLGDGQVPIIEWWDSYILPSNIDLSTDTNFVAMELFGVTNLVEHPAQISPPVDTDKPGVTLGVYLTKKEQKKLRRQTRREGQKELQEKVRLGLMPPPEPKVRISNLMRVLGTEAVQDPTKVEAHVRAQMAKRQKAHEEANAARKLTTEQRKEKKVKKLKEDLSLGVHISVYRIRNLHNPAKKFKVEANANQLYLTGTVVLHRDVNMVVVEGGPKAQKKFKRLMLSRIKWEEHNSKRDDPDADDETKKNNRCSLVWEGTAKERNYGEIKFKQCPTENMAREHFKKHGTEHYWDLALSQSVLESTDD from the exons ATGTCTCTTCCTAAACGGGAGGTGGAGGAGCTGCGGCCCTGGGTGGAACGGACCGTGAAGAAGGTGCTGGGTTTCTCTGAGCCTACTGTCGTCACTGCGGCCCTGCACTGTGTAGGCAAGGGCCTGGACAAGAGGAAGAccacag ACCAGCTGCGTCCATTCCTGGATGAGTCTGCCGGTGGGTTCGTGGAGAGACTATTTGAGGCCCTGGAGGAGAGCCGCAATTCCCGTGGGAACAAGGGTGCTGGGGAGAGGAACCGCAAGAGAGACCTGAAG GATGTCTTTGGTGATGAGGTGGAAGTGGGTGCGAGGCGGGACGTCCCTGAGGCAGGAGATGGTGTGCCGGTGAAGAGGAAACGTGTCCCCCGCTTCGAGGAGGTGGAGGAACCAGAGGTCCTACCTGCACCCCCTACTGAGAGCCCTGGCATGCTCACTAAGATACag atCAAACAGATGATGGAGGCTGCCACcagacagatagaggagaggaagaaacagCTGAGCTTCGTCCCAGTGTCTTCCCAGCAG AGGCTGCCCCTGCCCACTCCCCAGCCAGACCCTCCTTTTGCCTCTCGTTTTCTCCCTGCTTCCTCTGCCCCCTCCTCGGGCTCGGCCACGTCCATCGCTCCCTCCCAGGCAGCTACTTTCATGAACGATGCCATCGAGAAGGCTAGGAAGGCTGCAGAGCTGCAGGCCCGCATCCAGTCGCAGTTAGCCATGAAGCCTGGTATACTGGGAGCCATTGGGAACACTGGAGGACCTCATAACCTGGTGGCGCTGGCCAACCTACACGCCATGGGGATAGCACCACC GAAGGTGGCGGAGGCCCGTGAGTCAAACAAGCCGGCCCCTCTAATTCTGGATGATATGGGTCGGACCGTGGATGCCAGCGGCAATGAGGTGGAGCTAACACACCGCATGCCCACGCTCAAAG CTAATATCCGTGCGGTGAAGAGGGAGCAGTTCCGTCAGCAGTTGAAGGAGAAGCCTGGCGAGGAACTGGAGTCCACTATCTACTTTGATGGGCGTGTTAACATAGCACCCGCCCAGCGAGCCAAGAAGGGCTTCAAGTTCCACGAGCAGGGACGCTTTGAGAAGATCGCCCAGAGGATCAGAACTAAG GCCCAGTTGGAGAAGCTGCAGACAGAGATCGCCCAGGCAGCCAAGAAGACGGGGATCCAGGCCTCCACCAAGCTGGCCCTCTTTGCCCCCAAGAAGATGCTGGGGGACGGGCAGGTGCCCATCATTGAGTGGTGGGACTCGTACATCCTCCCCTCCAACATTGACCT atCCACAGATACCAATTTTGTGGCGATGGAGTTGTTTGGAGTCACAAACCTGGTGGAGCACCCTGCTCAGATCAGCCCCCCAG tggACACAGACAAGCCAGGAGTGACTCTGGGAGTGTACCTGACTAAGAAGGAACAGAAGAAGCTGAGGAGACAGACTCGCAGGGAGGGACAGAAAGAGCTACAGGAGAAGGTCCGACTGGGGCTCATGCCCCCCCCAGAACCTAAAG TGCGCATCTCTAACCTGATGAGAGTGCTGGGTACGGAGGCAGTACAGGATCCCACTAAGGTAGAGGCCCACGTCAGAGCACAGATGGCCAAGAGACAGAA GGCCCATGAGGAGGCCAATGCAGCCCGGAAGCTCACAAccgagcagagaaaagagaagaagGTGAAGAAGCTGAAAGAGGACCTGAGTCTTGGAGTTCACATCTCAGTCTATAG GATCCGTAACCTACACAACCCGGCTAAGAAGTTTAAGGTGGAAGCTAACGCCAACCAGCTGTACCTGACGGGCACCGTGGTGCTACACCGAGACGTCaacatggtggtggtggagggag GTCCCAAAGCCCAGAAGAAGTTCAAGAGGCTCATGTTGAGCAGAATCAAATGGGAAGAACACAACTCCAAGAGAGATG